In the Labilithrix sp. genome, one interval contains:
- a CDS encoding DUF4440 domain-containing protein — protein MQAGASTTVPSATEWSDRAAALSTFRRYTEAFRSLDACAVAAFFHAPAVMLTPRGDFALPTAAEVERTYARVMEDARARGYATTTFDRLDARRFGVGIVSIEGAGAWRDGKGNVIERFELSYVLRRTGGGWRIVLASIAA, from the coding sequence ATGCAAGCAGGAGCATCGACCACGGTGCCGTCGGCGACGGAGTGGAGCGACCGCGCGGCCGCGCTATCGACGTTTCGACGCTACACCGAGGCGTTCCGCTCGCTCGACGCCTGCGCCGTCGCAGCGTTCTTCCACGCGCCCGCGGTGATGCTGACGCCGCGCGGCGACTTCGCTCTCCCGACCGCGGCCGAGGTCGAGCGGACGTACGCGCGCGTGATGGAGGACGCCCGCGCGCGCGGCTACGCGACGACGACCTTCGATCGCCTCGACGCGCGTCGCTTCGGCGTGGGGATCGTCTCGATCGAAGGCGCCGGCGCATGGAGGGACGGGAAGGGCAACGTCATCGAGCGCTTCGAGCTCTCGTACGTCCTCCGTCGCACCGGCGGCGGCTGGAGGATCGTCCTCGCGTCGATCGCCGCGTAA